CATTCTACTGTAGTTCTATTAAAGGTTTAAAAATGCACTTGATTTATTGAATAAGGAATCTGAAATTTACATTCTACTGTAGTTCTATTAAAGGTTGAAAATGAGGAAAGCGGAGGGAGGAGGATAATGAAGATTTACATTCTACTGTAGTTCTATTAAAGGAAAAAAATATTAAATCCTACTCGATTACGTGAATTATATTTACATTCTACTGTAGTTCTATTAAAGGGATCCTCCACATTTTGCACATTCAACTAATCCTGCCAAATTTACATTCTACTGTAGTTCTATTAAAGGTTTATATTAGAAGAGCGAAAGAAAGCAATGAGGATGATTTACATTCTACTGTAGTTCTATTAAAGGTGATATTAAAGGAACTCAAATAGTATTTTGTGATGTATTTACATTCTACTGTAGTTCTATTAAAGGAGTTAAATGTGAACATACAGTAATGAAGAACGATACTAATTTACATTCTACTGTAGTTCTATTAAAGGATGCAAAGTAAAATGATAAAAGGGGGAAATCATTAATTTACATTCTACTGTAGTTCTATTAAAGGAGATAAACAAGATGATAGTAGTTGGGATATACCAGAATTTACATTCTACTGTAGTTCTATTAAAGGGATAGTATTAATGTGAAAGAATACATTAAACGTAAGCGGTCAAGTGTGTCCTGAAGTACCAAGAAATTAGTGGTGCAGGCTTTAAGAGAGATGGGAGTAGGCCTCCCGAAATCGACATCCAGATGTAGGTTTCAAACCACCTTTGGGTGCTGTAGCCAAAAGTTATGGTGCTGAGCACAAAGGCAAAAGGCTGTTGGAACAGTCAGGTATGTGTCATGGAGCTAAACGAAAGTGAAGTGTTCGATGAAGCATCGTTAATACTAAAATACAGTCAAAACCATTTGCTTTGATCACAGATGGGATAAGTTTAGAAGAAATCTGGTTACTGGCTAAACGGCTGTCGGTGTAAAGACTCTAGGAACATGACATAGGCTTTCTTAAGGAACAGGAGAATCCTGTACAGTAATGTTAAGCGAAAATCCAAGCGAGAGAACGACAAGGATGATAGTAGCGATGAACTATACAGGTGCGGAAGAACTCGTAGTAGTGATGAAGTCTTTGTAATGAAGATGGAGCGAAGGGGTTCTATCATTCATAACTCGAAAATTTAACAACCAGAAATGGGAGGATTTTATGAACGAGGGAAAATCGTTTCAAATTTCACAAGAATTAGTTCTAGCAGCATATAAACGTGTAAAAGCAAACAAAGGTGCTAGTGGAGTAGATGGTATCAATTTCAATGAATATGAAAAAGAATTGAAAAATAACTTGTATAAGTTATGGAATCGTATGTCATCAGGTAGTTACTTTCCAAAGGCTGTTAGAGGTGTTGAAATACCTAAGAAAAACGGGAAGAAAAGGCTATTGGGAATACCAACAATTGAAGATAGAGTAGCACAAATGGTAACTCTAATGGTATTTGAGTCAAACGTAGAGAAAATTTTTCTTGATGATTCCTATGGATATAGGCCAAATCGTTCAGCAATAGATGCAGTAGGAGTAACAAGAGAACGATGTTGGAAATATGGTTGGGTCTTAGAGTTTGATATAGTTGGATTATTTGACAACATAAATCATGACCTCTTAATGAAAGCTGTAAAAGCTCACACCAACGAAAAATGGGTGATATTATACATTGAAAGATTTCTAAAAGCGACAATGGTAATGCCTGATGGAAGTATTAAGGAAAGAGTGTCTGGAACGCCACAAGGTGGAGTAATCAGTCCAGTTCTTGCTAATCTTTTTATGCACTATGCGTTTGATACCTGGATGAAACATAATTTTCCTGATAACCCTTGGGTGAGATATGCAGATGATGGAGTCGTACATTGTGTCAGTGAGAAACAAGCCAAATACATATTGTACAGACTTAAGAGACAGATGAATTTATGCAGCTTAGAAATTCACCCAGATAAGACTCGGATTGTATACTGTAAGAGTGACAAGTTCCAAGGAACCTACGAGTATACTTCTTTTGATTTTCTTGGTTATACATTTCGTACAAGATATGTAAGAAGTAAAAATGGGAATTTCTTCAATGCATTTACACCAGCTGTCAGTAATGAATCATCCAAATTGTTTCGCAGTAAGATAAAGGATATTAGACTGAATAGCAAAATTCTCTCTATGGATAAACTAGCAGAGTTGATGAACCCTATTATCAGAGGTTGGATGAATTATTTCATGGTATTTGGTTCTGGAGAAGCACGAAAAAGCCTCGATTACATTAATATATCACTTGTGAAATTTGTCCATCGTAAATATAAAGGTAAAGGAAAATCCATGGGTAAATCATGGAGATTTCTTGGTCGATGGGCTAAGAGCAACCCCTCATTTTTCTACCATTGGGAAAAGGGGATTGTACTTACGATAGGATGATAAGAGCCGTATGACAGGAGACTGTCACGTACGGTTCTGTGAGAGGTTTGAGGTGAAATTCCCCTTATCTACTCGACTAATCGCATGGATTTAAAAATTTTATAAACCATGAGATAATATCCTTTACAAAGCACTTTTAATGTTAACAAAGTGACTTTGTTAACATTAGAAGCATGGGAGGATGATCGTATTGACTACTATGAAAGCAGCTAAACATGAAATACAAAAAGAACAATGTCGAGAAATGATTAGAAGACATAAGCAGAGCGGATTACCTATTAGGCAGTGGTGTGAAGAAAATAATATTTCACAAGGAAAATACTACTACTGGTTAAGAGTCATCCGGCAAGAATCACTAATTCAAGCCGGAACGCTCGCTGTATCTGGACAAACTCATTTTGCTGAACTTAAAAAAACAATAGAACAAAATTCTCAATCTACCCATAATGGTACATGTGCCGTCCTTCGCTCAAATGGCAATGAAGTTGAAATTCTGAATGGTGCAGATCCGATAACATTAGAATCAATACTTAAAATTCTTAGAAGATCATGAAGGTTAAATTTCCTGATAACGTCAGGATATACATTGCATGTGGTCATACAGATATGAGAAAATCTATCGATGGTCTTTCGGCAATTGTATCTGGCAATTTTAAACTTGATCCATTTGAGAATGTACTATTTCTATTCTGTGGGCGAAGAAGAGATAGGATGAAAGCACTGTTTTGGGAAGGTGATGGATTCCTTCTACTTTACAAGCGACTCGAAAATGGAGTCTTTCAATGGCCTAAGACTACTAAAGAAGTTAGAGAAATTACACAGCAGCAGTATAGATGGCTTCTAGAAGGATTAACCATAGACCAGAAAAAAATTATTCATAAAGTAGAAAACAAAAAAGTATTTTAGGCTGAGAAAAACGTTGAATTTTCAACACTTTTCTCAGTTTTTTTCGTGCATTACTATGGACGTTATGGTATAATATTTGTAAAGGAAACTATTGGAAGAGGGCTGAAAATCAATGAATGTAGCTGCATCTGAAACATCTGCATTAATAGAAATAATTAAAGAACAGAATCTAACAATTTCAGCTCTTAGAAAAGTAATCGAAGAGTTAAATGTTGACTCTAAAATTCTTCATGAGCAAATTCACTTTATAACAAAAAGTTATTTGGCACAAAGAGTGAAAAGACAGCAGCAGTAATATCAGGTCAAATTGCTATTGATGGAGTAGATTTTGGTCAATTTGATGAGGCAGAAGTAGAGGCTAATCTGGAGGAAGTGGAGCCTGTAATTACAAAGAAAAGAACCCGTAAAGGATACTCTAGGGAGAAGGCGCTAATCAATCTTCCAGAAGAAGATAAAGTTTATACACTATCTGAAGAAGATAAAATATGTATAATTGATGGAGATAAGCTACATTATGCCGGTAAGAAATACATGCGCAGTGAAATCGAATATACTCCAGCAACAATGAAACTTGTGCACATCTATGAAGAAAACTGGGAATGCAGAACATGTCGTAAAGAAGGAAGAACCTATCTTAAACAGGCAAAGGTAGATGATGCACTTTTACAGCACTCAATGGCGTCACCATCTAGTGTTGCATGGACAATGTATCAGAAATATGTGAATCATGTTCCTTTATACCGCCAGGAGAAGGACTGGCAGAATCTTGGACTTGAGATTAAAAGAAGTACCTTATCTAATTGGATATTAAAGACAGCTGAAGACTGGCTGAATAAAATGGTTACTAAACTTCATGAGCATCTACTTAAAGATAACTACCTACATGCTGATGAAACACCAATTCAAGTAATGAATGAAGATGGCAAGAAAAATACAACCAAATCATATATGTGGGTATATACGACTAGTAGCCATAGTGATAAGCAGATACGTATATTTGAATGCCGATCTGGACGTGCTGGTTCCAATGCAGCAGATTTTCTGGATGGATACAAAGGATATCTCCATACGGACGGATATAAAGGGTATGGGAAGGTAAAAGGTGTAACTAGGTGTCTTTGCTGGAGCCATGCAAGAAGATACTTTACAGATTCACTACCTAAAGACATAAAAGGTACAGATGCTACACTGCCAAAACAAGGTTTAGCTTATTGCAATAAAATTTTTGAAATCGAAAAGGAATTAAAAGATCTGTCGCCAGAAGAACGTAAAGAAAAGCGCCTTAAACTGGAAAAACCAGTTTTAGAGGCTTATTGGTCGTGGGTTGATTCAAATATTAATGGAGTCTTGGCAAAATCTAAGATTGGACAGGCCTTGCAGTATGTAAAAAATCAGCAATCTGGATTAATGGCATATCTAGAAGATGGAAATTGTGAAATCTCAAACAATCTTGCAGAAAATAGCATACGTCCATTTACCGTAGGAAGAAAGAATTGGCTATTTGCAGGAAGCCCGAAAGGTGCCTCGGCAAGTGCAACGGTATATAGCCTAGTAGAAACAGCTAAAGCCAATGGTTTAAATCCATATAAATATTTACAGCTTCTGCTCACTACTCTTCCTAAAAAACCGTTTCAAGAAGATGATAGTTTATTGGATAATCTTCTTCCATGGAATCCGAAAGTTCAGGAAGTATGTAAAACTAAATAACATCGATGAATAAATTAATAACGCAGCCAAATTTGGCTGCGTTTACTATATATACATGTGATTATTTAACGCTTACCATTAAACCACTCGGATTTACATTCTACTGTAGTTCTATTAAAGGATAGACCAGAATCTATTTCATACCTAATGTCATTAGGATTTACATTCTACTGTAGTTCTATTAAAGGGACCCCTTAGACAACTATGAAGATTATGTATCTTTAATTTACATTCTACTGTAGTTCTATTAAAGGCAGCGAAAAAAAGATACAAGGGTTCAAAGAAATACAAATTTACATTCTACTGTAGTTCTATTAAAGGTAGATATGAAAGTGGGCAAGAAATATAGCTTCATGGATTTACATTCTACTGTAGTTCTATTAAAGGGGGGTAACTTGTAAATATCAGAACAGTGAAACTCAGATTTACATTCTACTGTAGTTCTATTAAAGGTAATAAAAAAGTAGAAGTTAGAGGTTATTATAAAAAATTTACATTCTACTGTAGTTCTATTAAAGGTTAATGCAGTAGAGGAGGCTAAGGCTATGTTTGATAAAATTTACATTCTACTGTAGTTCTATTAAAGGAGGTGAATCATGAAGCTGTCACTTACACAATATGTTGATTTACATTCTACTGTAGTTCTATTAAAGGTCACTATACGGAGATACTTCATTCCAGTTATTATATTTACATTCTACTGTAGTTCTATTAAAGGATTCTCTTTAGAAAGTGAAAATAATTTAGATTCTTAATTTACATTCTACTGTAGTTCTATTAAAGGTCAACGTATCAAATAGCTTATTCCAACTCGATAGATAAATTTACATTCTACTGTAGTTCTATTAAAGGTATTCAGGTAGAGGTAATTTCCATATTGGTGCTTGACCATTTACATTCTACTGTAGTTCTATTAAAGGATTTATATTAGACTCTGATTTACTTACATTTTTGAATATTTACATTCTACTGTAGTTCTATTAAAGGACAAGCCAGTATTTCCATATTTCTGAACTTGTCTACGATTTACATTCTACTGTAGTTCTATTAAAGGAAATTAATTCCTTGGGGAAAAAAAGCATCAGAATTAACATTTACATTCTACTGTAGTTCTATTAAAGGTTAAAGAAAAAATGTACAAAGGAGATGAAAAGGAAGAATTTACATTCTACTGTAGTTCTATTAAAGGTGAGTATGTAGTGCCAGCTGGTGAATTGGTAGCGTTATTTACATTCTACTGTAGTTCTATTAAAGGTTTTTTATTACAATACGCTTGATGTAATTGTAATGCTTTACATTCTACTGTAGTTCTATTAAAGGGGTACAGATAGAGTCGTTGGGGGTGTGATTTAATGAGCTTTACATTCTACTGTAGTTCTATTAAAGGGAAGATTTATTGGACTTAGGTGGACTATTTGGTAAGGCTTTACATTCTACTGTAGTTCTATTAAAGGGATATGATTTTAGGAATAACAAATAGGATTTTTAATCTTTACATTCTACTGTAGTTCTATTAAAGGTTAGTATATTCTTTCTGATACACCACTTGACTTGACCTTTACATTCTACTGTAGTTCTATTAAAGGTTCTGAACTCGTGTACTATTTCATACGGTCTATCTTGCTTTACATTCTACTGTAGTTCTATTAAAGGGAAAATAGAGAGAAGTGTAAAAAGAAAGTTAATGTAAATCTTTACATTCTACTGTAGTTCTATTAAAGGAGCATCAGAATTAACGGGGTTACCTTATGATTTTATTGCTTTACATTCTACTGTAGTTCTATTAAAGGTAAGTTTTTATGTTTTCACCCCCTTAAAAGCAAGTAATCTTTACATTCTACTGTAGTTCTATTAAAGGCTCCCCTACTTACTCCATATAACTTCGCAACTCCACCCTTTACATTCTACTGTAGTTCTATTAAAGGTAAGAACTGTGCATCTGCCATAGATAATGATATAGGCCTTTACATTCTACTGTAGTTCTATTAAAGGCCATCCTGTTCTATACGTTGTATTTTCTGGTCTGTATACCTTGTTTCTGTCTATGTTTAAATTTATCAATTCCATCATCCAATTACTACCATGAAATTTATCATTCTTACTACTATAATGTTTATAATTAGATGTTTGTCGACAAGCACAGTTTTTTGCATCATTACAGGTCGACAGGAATAAATTCTAAAAAAAATTAGATGTCTTATCATCCATTAAACCCCAAAATTCTTTTTCAAGCCATTTTTCACTTCTGCTTTTAAATATTAAAAGCGAATCTTTGTCTTTTCTGATATGCTTGCTAAGATCTGTTCTTAATTTAAGATAATTTAATTCTGTAAGCTCTCCTTCAAATACTGATTTCTGAATATGAGTTAGGTACTTTTTGCATATTTTAAATGTATTTCTAGAAATTCTTGGCCCTTTTTCATCTGCTAAAATATCATAGACTAATATCACATACATATTATATCACCACCATATTTTAAAACCAACGTATTCTTTTTCACCAATAATATGTTTAATCAATTTATAGCACTCTAATCTAATCAGATATCTATAGGATACATCTCTACCTAACCCTTTATGAGATATTGTAGTTTCAAGTCTCTTATCATATTCCATTAGTATTTTTCTCTTACCAGATTCTTTGAGATACAAAAAGTTTGATTCTCTCTCAAAATCTTCTTCTGTAATTTGATTTTTATTAAGCAATGAAAAAATCATTCTTTCACCAATTAGTGGTTTGAATATTTCTGAAATATCTAAGCATAACGAGAATCTTTTCGTACCAGGTTCATGCAAATAGCTTATTGTTGGATTCAATTGAGTTTTATATATTTCACTTAAAGTAGTAGTATAGATTAAGCTATTCACAAAGGAAATAAGAGTGTTAATCATATTATCAGGTGGCCTTTTTACTCTTTTCTCAAATTGGATATCCTGTTTTACTATATCATTCCACGTAGAATAATAAATCTTTCTAATATTCCCCTCAATCCCCATAATCTCAGTTATAGATTTTCCGAATTCTAATTTATTTATTAGACTATCTATATTCTTCATGGCGTCTTCTAAGTTAATTCCTCTGCCATTATAATATCTTAAATTTCTGTAAATATTGTAGGATGCTGCTTTCAAAATTTCTTTAGCTATTCGTAATCTTTTTTCCTCGTTATCATAAGACTTTACTTGTTCAACTAACAAATAACCGCTGATATTCGTCTCTCTTGGGTAATAACTACCACTATAGAATCCATAATAGTTAAACACATGTAGAATAATACCGTTCTGGGACACAAAGTTTAATAATTTGGTATTTAAACTTACTTCACCAAAAAGGTATATTTCATCAGCAACTTCTACTTTTAAATTCTTTGCATTTCCGTCTAAACTTGTTATTTCTATATTATTATCTTTTCTTCTTAAATCCCCATCTTTTAATATATAGAATGTCTCTCCCAATATATATTACACCCCCTAGATATAGCAGAGTTCATAGTATGAACACTTCTTACAAAAAGACTTATTGATCGTTTTAGGAGGTAAACTTATATTTATGATGTCTTGAATCTCTTTTAACACATCCATAAGTTCTTTTTCTTCCTCATCATTTAAATATATTTCCTCCCTTTTTCTCAACAAAGGATAATCCAAGATCCCTTTCTCTATATTGACCCCTTTACTTCTCAATACCCATATATAGTATTTCAATTGCCACTTAGATGCCTCATCTAACTTTCTTGACTTTTTCACTTCGTGTATGACTTTCCAGTCTTTTAAAAAGTCAATGTTGATACTTTCATCTATTAAGATATTTTTCTTTTCTCTATCGTAGGAATTTTCATCAATTAACTTACCAATACCAACCAATTCACTATTGAATTCCATATTTAAGTCATTACTGAAATACCATAACTTTTTCTTACACACGAAATTATAATATACCATTACCCCTGTTACCTTTTTCATGGAATCACCTGCTTAATCAAATCTATACTCCTGAGTTAGTTTCTCTTTCTTATCCTTTTTCTCAACTACAATACCAATTTCCTCTGAATAACTAGAATCTATCACTGGAATTTTCTCATACTTACTCAATTCTAGTTCTTCTAATATGTTCCCCTCTACCTGATCGTTTCTAATATTAACAGTAAAATTCATGAGCTCATCTCTACTAATAATTTTTTCTCTTTTAAGTTTTTTTCTTTCTTCTTTGGACATGTTGTTATCATATTTCGTATTGAGTATAGATATATAACCCTTAATTTGATTTTTATATAAATTATAAATATCGATTGGAATTACTGTTCTACTATCAATTCCCCTAAACATTTCTTGAATCTCTTTTTTAGTTTTTTCATAATCGTCTATACTTCTAACATAACTAATATTTTCTTTTAATGTGGTATAGTATTTTGTATCTTTAAGATTTTCGGTAGTATATACAGAAGCAACTAGGTCTACCTTTTCCTTTTCTGTTAAAATTCCATCTTTATCCTTAATATGCTTCCTTGATAAATCAAAAATTTCTCTATCTATTACAGGCCCTATACCACTGCATTTGTCCTTTTCACTTCCAATAAACACATGACAATTATAGTTATCATCTATTAACTCTCTTTTCCTATAACATCTACCCATTCTTTGAAATAATCCATTTAAATCAGATAATTCTGTTATTAATACATCAAAATCAATATCTAATGATGCCTCTACAATCTGAGTTGAAATCCATATCCCGTATTCCTCTGATTCTAATTTACCAATCTCTAGAATTGCATCTTCTTTATCTTTTCTATCTCTTCTAATAAAACTACTGTGAAGTAAATTTATATTTTCTACTTTACTTTTTTCTAATTCTTTATATATAGCTTGAGCTTTCCTTACAGTATTACAAATTACTAATACTTTGTTCTTATTATAAAGGCTCAAGATATAATCTACATTAATTCCATCTTCTACAACCATCATTCTATGCCTGCTATAGCTACTATCGATAAAAGGTTTATCAGGCATGGCAAACTCTATTTCTTCTTCTTTCAATATATCTATAATAAAACTTGGCAATGTTGCAGTTAATATTGAAAATTTACCTCCCACTTTAGTTATATATCTTATACCTATAATCAGATAGGATAATAATTGTGGTGTATACATTTGTATTTCATCAATAACAACTTTAGAATAAGCCAATGTAGCTAATTTTGATTCAAAACCTCTATACCTATAGACAAAATCAAATATTTGATCTAATGTGCAAATAGTAAGTGGAAGTGAGAGCTGCTTTGTCTTATCGTAATATTCGTCAAAATCAATGTTTTCATTATTGAGGTTGAGATATTGACTTCTTGTGTCTGAATGAAGTAATCCTACCTTGTTTTGGAAGTCATCAGTAACTATCTTTGTAGTTACTCTCTCATATATAGAGTTAATTGCTGTTTTCAAAGGTAATGTAAAGAATCCTTTATTATCTCCTATCCATAATAACCCCGCCTCTGTCTTACCCATACCTGTTTGGGCAATTACAATAGTACTTTTATCTTGATTATCAATCATATATTTCTGTAGTTCATTCCATTTTGCATCTGGAGTATCCTTCCTCCATGAATTTATTAGATTTTCTAAATCATTAGATAGAAAATCATTTTTATTTTCCACTACGATATGAGCACTGGCTGCATAGTCAATTCTATTTAATAATCCTTTAATCATAATGTATTTAAAGAATATATCTTGTCCATTTTTTTCATAGATTCTATCATTTAGAACAAAGAATTGATCTTCAATAGTATCATTTAAATCTACATATTTTAATTTATCATAGCTGAATTCTTCAAATTCATCTTCTATTAGCTCTATTTCATCTTCAACATCATTATCGGTAAAGTTAATTTCTCTTTCATGATGATATCCCACTGAATGAAATAAAATCTTTATGTCTGAAGTATCATATCCTAGATTTTCAAGTTCTACAAAATCTATAAATGCTAAGCTAAGTATCCCGTGAGGTATTTCCGTTTTGCTCTTTTTGCCATTTAACAATCTTTGTTGAAATCTAGTGTTTATTTTACCTAAATCATGATATAAACAGGCTAAGTACAACATATCCCAATCTATTTCTAGATTAGGATATGTTGATTTTAATAATTCATAATTTTTTAATAAATTATCTGTATGCTGTTGTATCGTTTCTTTAGGATCTGACTTTGCATAAAATTCTTTCATCTAACTCACTCCTCGTTATACTGCAAACACAACATATTGATCTTCATCCATAAGTATATTTTCATTTCTCAATACAGCTATATTGCTGCCATATAAGACTTCCACCTTATTCCATCTCCTAAAATTTTTAGGGGAATTTTTACTTCCTTGATTAACTATTTCGTAGTTTTTAGTCAACTTATATCTAGTTCCCGAAACACTTACTCCTTGTTCCTTATTCTTTAAGACAACTTTGTTTACTAGTTCAACTGGCATATATGCACTATAATCCTTACCTATTCTCTTTGACTTTTCTAATTTCTTTTCTTCAACTTCAACAGTCTTAACCTCATTTATAACCACCAAATCCTCTCTTCTTCCAAGGGATGGATATTCTACTGGCAGACGTAAAGCTTCCTCAATTACAGTTATTAAATCTTGTTTCTCAGGAATAATGTGTAATATCAGTTCAACATCTACCAATAGCTCGACTGTAGATATACCTCTACTGATGCCATACTCACCAGCTTTCAGTTGATGCCTTGCCGATTCATACTTCATTCCATTTTTAAACTCATATCTTGTGTATAAATCATTTACCTTTGAAAAGTATTTGCCTTGAATACTTACTTTCATATCATGATACTTATCAAACTTACACAAGCTATGAATCATTCCTATAACTGTAGAATATGGAGGTAAAGGATATGTCTCCTTTAACTGAAAACTAGTTGGTTTTTTGTAATTTACTAAATCTTGTTGTAATTTAATCCTAATTGCCTTCATAATATTCAGCAACCTTTTCTTTCAATACATTGAAAAATTCAGGCATTGATTTTGCACTTAGTTTAGTTATGATTTCATTATCATTTTCAAATTTTCCTTCTACTAGACCACAATAGGTATTTTGCTTTATATTTTCAAACATTACTCCTTCTATTTGATTTACTAAAATCCTATTGTCATTAACATCCAGTACGTTTTGGAAAACTGGGTTCTTAATATCATAAACTCCACCTATAGCAAATATAGGTTTTAAATCTTCTCTTCTACCCCTAATATCTCTGTATAGGAAAGCAATAGTATCTAATAATTTATTTACTCTTCGAGTCTTTTCTTCGTTTGGAACTTCCAAATTATATACTTCGTCTATACCTATTTGCTCTAAATCAGCCACTATAGTATATCTGTAATAAGACTTATGAATTTCTGCCTGAGCAATATTCATGTCTTCATTAAGCCTATCTGCTAACCCCTTATTTGTTAGGAAGTCTAAATCTCCCTTAAATGTTTCTAAGGATATTGCATTTGATAATCTAACCTTAGCAGAACGTTTTTTTCCACCTGATCCTTTTTCTGTTTTTAAATATCCGAAAAAATCAATCTCAGGATACTTATCTATTGTTGCTTCTTCACTAAATTGTATAACTTTCTTATCCCCACTACCTTCTGCTTTAACAGGAGCATATTCTTCTCCTAATTGCTCACCAATATTGTATCTTAAAGCTTGCCTTGAAATATACGTATACTGGTCTCCCTTTCCTCTAGACATCTTTTTAAGAGACGCAACATTTCCAACCGACTCTCCATAGTTAGCACTTTCAGCCTCAAAAATTATAGATAAAGACACTCCTTTTGGTTTCAAGTTATTTGACATTACTATCTCCTCCATTATTAGTATTTTCTTTTCCTTCAATTAGTCCGCTTACAAAGGCATATCCTATAGTTTTAAAAGCTACATCATCTTTTAACCCTTCTAGAATTATTTGTGGTACAGGTTTTCTTACATATAAGTAGCAGTTTAGTAGAGTATCCATAAACATGTCTTTACTGTTTACTTTAAGAGCATTTAGTAATCTATAAGCAATTCCACTTAATTTACTCTCTGCCTTTTTTTCCTTATATTCTTTCCTTAAAAAATATCCCTGCATATTCCCATCTTTTACAATATCCTTTTCACTATCTATCTTTTCCATATATCCTAACCCCCTCATAAACTTATCGTTTATATTCATAACATTAAATAATTGTAGACCATTGAAATAACAGTCATTTGGCGTAGATAGCTTGTATATCAGTAATTTATGTATTATTAAAAATAAGTTTTGAGTATTAAACAAACTATCTATAACAAGATCATAGATATTAAAGTAGGTATTTACTTCTTTATATCCAGCACTAATCAATGAATTCAAACTGTTCTTTGACTTATGGATTA
The DNA window shown above is from Tissierella sp. Yu-01 and carries:
- the tnpB gene encoding IS66 family insertion sequence element accessory protein TnpB (TnpB, as the term is used for proteins encoded by IS66 family insertion elements, is considered an accessory protein, since TnpC, encoded by a neighboring gene, is a DDE family transposase.); the protein is MKVKFPDNVRIYIACGHTDMRKSIDGLSAIVSGNFKLDPFENVLFLFCGRRRDRMKALFWEGDGFLLLYKRLENGVFQWPKTTKEVREITQQQYRWLLEGLTIDQKKIIHKVENKKVF
- the cas3 gene encoding CRISPR-associated helicase Cas3', producing the protein MKEFYAKSDPKETIQQHTDNLLKNYELLKSTYPNLEIDWDMLYLACLYHDLGKINTRFQQRLLNGKKSKTEIPHGILSLAFIDFVELENLGYDTSDIKILFHSVGYHHEREINFTDNDVEDEIELIEDEFEEFSYDKLKYVDLNDTIEDQFFVLNDRIYEKNGQDIFFKYIMIKGLLNRIDYAASAHIVVENKNDFLSNDLENLINSWRKDTPDAKWNELQKYMIDNQDKSTIVIAQTGMGKTEAGLLWIGDNKGFFTLPLKTAINSIYERVTTKIVTDDFQNKVGLLHSDTRSQYLNLNNENIDFDEYYDKTKQLSLPLTICTLDQIFDFVYRYRGFESKLATLAYSKVVIDEIQMYTPQLLSYLIIGIRYITKVGGKFSILTATLPSFIIDILKEEEIEFAMPDKPFIDSSYSRHRMMVVEDGINVDYILSLYNKNKVLVICNTVRKAQAIYKELEKSKVENINLLHSSFIRRDRKDKEDAILEIGKLESEEYGIWISTQIVEASLDIDFDVLITELSDLNGLFQRMGRCYRKRELIDDNYNCHVFIGSEKDKCSGIGPVIDREIFDLSRKHIKDKDGILTEKEKVDLVASVYTTENLKDTKYYTTLKENISYVRSIDDYEKTKKEIQEMFRGIDSRTVIPIDIYNLYKNQIKGYISILNTKYDNNMSKEERKKLKREKIISRDELMNFTVNIRNDQVEGNILEELELSKYEKIPVIDSSYSEEIGIVVEKKDKKEKLTQEYRFD
- the cas2 gene encoding CRISPR-associated endonuclease Cas2, with product MYVILVYDILADEKGPRISRNTFKICKKYLTHIQKSVFEGELTELNYLKLRTDLSKHIRKDKDSLLIFKSRSEKWLEKEFWGLMDDKTSNFF
- the cas4 gene encoding CRISPR-associated protein Cas4, with the translated sequence MKKVTGVMVYYNFVCKKKLWYFSNDLNMEFNSELVGIGKLIDENSYDREKKNILIDESINIDFLKDWKVIHEVKKSRKLDEASKWQLKYYIWVLRSKGVNIEKGILDYPLLRKREEIYLNDEEEKELMDVLKEIQDIINISLPPKTINKSFCKKCSYYELCYI
- the ltrA gene encoding group II intron reverse transcriptase/maturase — protein: MNEGKSFQISQELVLAAYKRVKANKGASGVDGINFNEYEKELKNNLYKLWNRMSSGSYFPKAVRGVEIPKKNGKKRLLGIPTIEDRVAQMVTLMVFESNVEKIFLDDSYGYRPNRSAIDAVGVTRERCWKYGWVLEFDIVGLFDNINHDLLMKAVKAHTNEKWVILYIERFLKATMVMPDGSIKERVSGTPQGGVISPVLANLFMHYAFDTWMKHNFPDNPWVRYADDGVVHCVSEKQAKYILYRLKRQMNLCSLEIHPDKTRIVYCKSDKFQGTYEYTSFDFLGYTFRTRYVRSKNGNFFNAFTPAVSNESSKLFRSKIKDIRLNSKILSMDKLAELMNPIIRGWMNYFMVFGSGEARKSLDYINISLVKFVHRKYKGKGKSMGKSWRFLGRWAKSNPSFFYHWEKGIVLTIG
- the cas1b gene encoding type I-B CRISPR-associated endonuclease Cas1b, coding for MGETFYILKDGDLRRKDNNIEITSLDGNAKNLKVEVADEIYLFGEVSLNTKLLNFVSQNGIILHVFNYYGFYSGSYYPRETNISGYLLVEQVKSYDNEEKRLRIAKEILKAASYNIYRNLRYYNGRGINLEDAMKNIDSLINKLEFGKSITEIMGIEGNIRKIYYSTWNDIVKQDIQFEKRVKRPPDNMINTLISFVNSLIYTTTLSEIYKTQLNPTISYLHEPGTKRFSLCLDISEIFKPLIGERMIFSLLNKNQITEEDFERESNFLYLKESGKRKILMEYDKRLETTISHKGLGRDVSYRYLIRLECYKLIKHIIGEKEYVGFKIWW